One Halarcobacter ebronensis genomic window carries:
- a CDS encoding efflux RND transporter periplasmic adaptor subunit: protein MRKTTFIFIPIITALLLSGCFKKDEETKFYGNIDLRTVSLGFRVGGKIDTLYFDEGQTLKKGDLIAQLKDDLYLQALKVVQTQLKMQEIQTKKLENGYRTEDIAQGKATYDNALVALNKAKKDFDRYEELKKTKSVSKQTYEDYKFAYDSAKAQFDLAKSNLEKLENGYQKEDIEAAKAQLETLKVQEQEAKINLEDTKLYAPNDGTILTRAYEVGAIVDKGTPIVEMALTNEYWVRSYIDEKYLGLIRPTMQAKVFTDSKPDKEYKAVVSFISAQAEFTPKSVQTQELRTQLVYRIRLIIKNPDEYIRQGMPVTIEFEDLD, encoded by the coding sequence ATGCGAAAAACTACTTTTATTTTTATACCAATTATTACTGCATTACTTCTAAGTGGTTGTTTTAAAAAAGATGAAGAGACTAAATTTTATGGAAACATTGATTTAAGGACAGTTTCTTTAGGTTTTAGAGTTGGTGGCAAAATAGATACACTATATTTTGATGAGGGACAAACTCTTAAAAAAGGTGATTTGATTGCCCAATTAAAAGATGATTTATATCTTCAAGCACTAAAAGTTGTACAAACACAATTAAAGATGCAAGAGATTCAAACTAAAAAATTAGAAAATGGTTATAGAACAGAGGATATTGCCCAAGGAAAAGCAACTTATGATAACGCCTTAGTTGCATTAAATAAAGCAAAAAAAGATTTTGATAGATATGAAGAGCTTAAAAAAACAAAATCTGTTTCTAAACAGACTTATGAAGATTATAAATTTGCATATGATAGTGCAAAAGCACAATTTGATTTAGCAAAAAGCAATTTAGAAAAGTTAGAAAATGGTTATCAAAAAGAGGATATAGAAGCTGCAAAAGCACAACTTGAAACTCTAAAAGTACAAGAGCAAGAGGCAAAAATAAATTTAGAAGATACAAAGCTTTATGCTCCAAATGATGGAACAATTTTAACAAGAGCTTACGAAGTTGGTGCAATTGTTGACAAAGGTACTCCAATTGTTGAGATGGCTTTAACAAATGAGTATTGGGTAAGAAGTTATATAGATGAGAAATATTTAGGACTTATAAGACCAACTATGCAAGCAAAAGTTTTTACAGATAGCAAACCAGATAAAGAGTATAAAGCCGTAGTTAGTTTTATTTCAGCACAAGCTGAATTTACTCCTAAAAGTGTACAAACCCAAGAGCTAAGAACTCAACTTGTGTATAGAATAAGATTAATTATAAAAAATCCAGATGAGTACATAAGACAAGGAATGCCTGT
- a CDS encoding manganese-dependent inorganic pyrophosphatase: MAIYTCGHTTPDSDSICSAISLAYLLNKIGREAIPARQGNVSPETQFILDKFGFEAPELKTEFAGCELFITDYSDRGQAPKDLDAATVVGIVDHHKLGDITTSTPLECWIRPVGCTNTVVKEMYDYHGVEIPSNIAGIMMCAILSDTVIFKSPTCTELDIKTVRELASIAGVEDFGALGMEMFKVKSAVEGVPAKELILRDYKPFDMHGKKVGIGQLEVIDLAIFDSVKADLQAELEKMREDENLHTACVLLTDIMKEGSEVLVSSQDASIFEKAFNCKLVDGKVWIDGCLSRKKQIIPFLEPAFA; this comes from the coding sequence ATGGCGATTTATACATGTGGACACACAACTCCTGATTCAGATTCAATCTGTTCAGCTATCTCTTTAGCATATTTATTAAATAAAATTGGAAGAGAAGCAATTCCTGCAAGACAAGGAAATGTATCTCCTGAGACTCAGTTTATTTTAGATAAATTTGGATTTGAAGCACCAGAACTTAAAACTGAATTTGCAGGGTGTGAACTATTTATAACTGATTACTCAGATAGAGGACAAGCACCAAAAGATCTAGATGCGGCAACAGTTGTTGGGATTGTTGACCACCACAAATTAGGTGATATTACAACTTCTACTCCCTTGGAGTGTTGGATTAGACCAGTTGGTTGTACAAATACAGTTGTAAAAGAGATGTATGATTATCATGGTGTAGAGATCCCTTCTAATATTGCTGGGATTATGATGTGTGCAATCCTTTCTGATACAGTAATTTTTAAATCTCCAACATGTACAGAACTTGACATTAAAACAGTTAGAGAGTTGGCTTCTATTGCTGGTGTTGAAGATTTTGGTGCACTTGGAATGGAGATGTTTAAAGTTAAATCAGCTGTTGAGGGAGTTCCAGCTAAAGAGTTGATTTTAAGAGATTATAAACCATTTGATATGCATGGTAAAAAAGTTGGAATTGGTCAACTTGAAGTTATTGATTTGGCAATTTTTGATAGTGTAAAAGCTGATTTACAAGCTGAACTTGAAAAAATGAGAGAGGATGAAAATCTTCATACAGCTTGTGTATTGTTAACAGATATTATGAAAGAGGGTTCTGAAGTTTTAGTATCAAGCCAAGATGCTTCAATTTTTGAAAAAGCTTTTAATTGCAAATTAGTAGATGGAAAAGTTTGGATAGATGGATGTCTATCAAGAAAAAAACAGATTATCCCTTTCTTAGAACCTGCTTTTGCATAA